One window of Candidatus Marinarcus aquaticus genomic DNA carries:
- a CDS encoding peptidylprolyl isomerase has product MQTNNRVFNGKRLVLSLVTTLALTTTSLLAKDVYATVDGENITKDDISVVLRNPKIDFDTLPEKTQETVINQLVEKKLLTKKALSSGIEKEATFKEALEKIKKDLALEIWMQEEFKKVSVSDKEIKEYYTKNEEKFKTDEKLKARHILLKDEAAAKSVIKELNGAKDKLAKFTELAKSKSTGPTGKNGGSLGEFSAKQMVPEFSKAASALKKGAYTKSPVKTQFGYHVIYLEDKTPAQKLSFDDVKVKIKQALIQEKFRNNIKDVVSELRKKANISIK; this is encoded by the coding sequence ATGCAAACAAATAACAGAGTATTTAATGGAAAAAGATTGGTTTTAAGTCTGGTGACTACACTGGCACTTACGACAACAAGTCTGCTCGCAAAAGATGTATATGCGACAGTTGATGGTGAAAATATCACGAAAGATGATATTTCAGTGGTTTTAAGAAACCCTAAAATTGATTTTGACACACTGCCAGAAAAAACACAAGAGACTGTAATCAATCAATTGGTTGAAAAAAAATTATTGACTAAGAAAGCACTTTCAAGTGGCATTGAAAAAGAAGCAACCTTTAAAGAGGCATTAGAGAAAATTAAAAAAGATTTGGCTTTAGAGATTTGGATGCAAGAAGAGTTTAAAAAAGTGAGCGTATCAGACAAAGAGATCAAAGAGTATTACACAAAAAACGAAGAGAAATTCAAAACAGATGAAAAACTCAAAGCGCGACACATTCTTTTAAAAGACGAAGCGGCTGCAAAATCAGTGATTAAAGAGCTTAATGGTGCAAAAGACAAATTGGCCAAATTCACAGAGTTAGCAAAAAGTAAATCAACAGGACCAACAGGTAAAAATGGTGGATCTTTAGGTGAATTTTCAGCAAAACAGATGGTACCTGAGTTTTCAAAAGCAGCCAGTGCATTGAAAAAAGGGGCGTACACAAAATCTCCAGTGAAAACACAATTTGGATATCACGTAATCTATTTAGAAGATAAAACACCAGCACAAAAACTCTCTTTTGATGATGTAAAAGTAAAAATCAAACAAGCATTAATCCAAGAGAAATTCAGAAACAATATCAAAGACGTGGTCTCTGAATTAAGAAAAAAAGCAAATATCAGTATCAAGTAA
- a CDS encoding MotA/TolQ/ExbB proton channel family protein, translating into MDLMEYVEKGGIIVYILIALNIVGFTIIIWKFLTLPRKENITQTILSKLDLTKNINAQIEYEIKRLEIGLNFIKNIASVAPLLGLLGTVIGVLKAFEAISESGLGNPTIFSTGISIALITTIAGLIVAIPHHICYNYFIALLDELEIKAKNEANTQL; encoded by the coding sequence ATGGATTTGATGGAATATGTTGAAAAAGGTGGAATCATTGTTTATATTCTCATTGCTTTAAATATCGTGGGCTTTACTATTATTATTTGGAAGTTTTTAACCCTGCCACGAAAAGAGAACATCACTCAAACGATTCTTTCAAAACTGGACTTGACTAAAAATATCAATGCTCAAATTGAGTATGAAATTAAACGTTTGGAAATAGGATTAAACTTTATAAAAAACATCGCATCTGTGGCTCCATTGTTGGGATTACTAGGAACGGTTATAGGGGTTTTAAAAGCCTTTGAAGCCATCAGTGAGAGCGGTTTAGGAAATCCTACGATTTTCTCTACGGGTATCTCTATTGCTCTGATTACAACCATAGCAGGACTTATTGTTGCCATTCCTCACCATATTTGTTATAACTACTTCATTGCCCTGTTGGATGAACTTGAAATCAAAGCAAAAAATGAGGCCAATACGCAACTATGA
- the fbaA gene encoding class II fructose-bisphosphate aldolase: MGVLDVVKPGVLSGSEAHKLFEYAKENQFAIPAVNVVGTDSANAVLEAAHRAKSPVIIQFSNGGAGFFAGKGLKSDDAAILGGISGAMHVHTMAEAYGIPVILHTDHAARKLLPWIDGLLVAGKNHFQRTGRPLYTSHMLDLSEESLEENIATCVEYFRTMSEIDMMIEIELGITGGEEDGVDNTNVDNALLYTQPSEVAYAHQELSQISPHFTIAASFGNVHGVYKPGNVKLSPVILDNSQKFIQEKLQCAAKPVNFVFHGGSGSELSEIREAIEYGVIKMNIDTDTQWAFWDGVREYEAKNKGYLQGQIGNPDGDDKPNKGYYDPRKWLRAGQESMIKRLETAYSDLQCIGKN, encoded by the coding sequence GTGGGAGTCTTAGACGTTGTTAAACCGGGTGTTTTAAGTGGGAGTGAAGCACACAAATTGTTTGAATATGCAAAAGAGAATCAATTTGCAATTCCAGCAGTAAATGTTGTAGGAACAGATTCAGCCAATGCGGTTTTAGAAGCGGCTCACAGAGCAAAATCACCTGTAATTATTCAGTTTTCAAATGGCGGAGCAGGTTTTTTTGCAGGTAAAGGTTTAAAAAGTGATGATGCAGCCATTTTAGGTGGTATCAGTGGTGCGATGCATGTTCACACCATGGCAGAAGCGTATGGTATCCCCGTTATTTTACACACAGACCACGCAGCCAGAAAACTCTTGCCTTGGATTGATGGTCTGCTTGTTGCAGGTAAAAATCACTTTCAAAGAACAGGACGACCTCTTTATACTTCACACATGTTGGATTTAAGTGAAGAGTCACTTGAAGAGAACATTGCTACGTGTGTAGAGTATTTTAGAACCATGTCAGAAATTGATATGATGATAGAAATTGAATTGGGTATTACTGGTGGAGAAGAGGATGGTGTGGATAACACCAATGTGGATAATGCACTTCTGTATACGCAACCAAGTGAAGTGGCGTATGCTCACCAAGAGTTAAGCCAAATCAGTCCTCACTTTACGATTGCAGCCAGTTTTGGAAACGTTCATGGGGTCTATAAACCAGGAAACGTGAAACTCTCACCGGTGATTTTAGATAACTCACAAAAATTCATCCAAGAAAAACTTCAATGCGCTGCAAAACCAGTGAACTTTGTATTCCACGGTGGATCAGGTTCAGAGCTTTCTGAAATTCGAGAAGCGATTGAGTATGGTGTGATTAAGATGAACATTGATACGGATACTCAATGGGCATTCTGGGATGGAGTACGAGAGTATGAAGCGAAAAACAAAGGGTACTTACAAGGCCAAATTGGAAACCCTGATGGAGATGATAAACCAAATAAAGGGTACTATGACCCTAGAAAATGGTTACGAGCAGGTCAAGAGAGTATGATTAAGAGATTAGAAACGGCATACTCTGACTTACAATGTATTGGAAAGAACTAA
- a CDS encoding 1-aminocyclopropane-1-carboxylate deaminase/D-cysteine desulfhydrase yields the protein MNGINSPVEKINFNGFELYVKRDDLLSHDFSGNKARKFLYFLEHDFSKVKKLVSYGSAQANSLYSLAVLAQQKRWQLDFYVNHIASYLKNSPVGNYKAALNLGANIIEKKGDMPIHDYVLQCIDTTDETLLFLEEGGRVKEAQYGIKKLALEIIQWAKDKEIENLEVMLPSGTGTTALFLQKYLPFRVLTCPCVGDVNYLMSQFRHLEPNLQKYPTVLVPKKKYHFGKLYTEFYELYKTLKKQTHIEFELLYDPLGFLTLQEHLKNKKEQSVTLYIHQGGVLGNPSMCERYERKISF from the coding sequence ATGAATGGTATAAACTCCCCCGTAGAAAAAATAAATTTTAATGGTTTTGAACTCTATGTCAAACGAGATGATTTGCTCAGTCACGATTTCAGTGGCAATAAAGCACGAAAATTTTTATATTTTTTAGAGCACGATTTTTCTAAAGTAAAAAAGCTCGTATCCTATGGCTCTGCTCAAGCAAACTCTTTATATTCATTGGCGGTTTTAGCACAACAAAAAAGATGGCAACTTGATTTTTACGTCAATCATATTGCTTCTTATTTAAAAAACAGTCCCGTAGGGAACTATAAAGCGGCACTGAATTTAGGAGCCAATATCATTGAAAAAAAGGGCGATATGCCTATTCATGACTATGTACTTCAATGCATTGATACCACAGATGAAACGCTGCTTTTTTTAGAAGAGGGTGGACGAGTTAAAGAGGCTCAATATGGCATAAAAAAACTGGCATTAGAAATCATACAATGGGCAAAAGATAAAGAGATAGAAAACCTGGAAGTGATGTTACCCAGTGGTACAGGTACGACCGCACTTTTTTTACAAAAGTATCTGCCTTTTAGAGTTTTAACATGCCCTTGTGTAGGAGATGTGAATTATTTAATGAGCCAATTCAGACATCTTGAACCCAACTTACAAAAGTATCCTACGGTTTTAGTTCCAAAGAAAAAATACCACTTTGGAAAGCTCTATACAGAGTTTTATGAACTCTATAAAACTCTTAAAAAACAGACACATATTGAGTTTGAATTACTTTATGATCCTTTGGGATTTCTCACTTTACAAGAGCATCTAAAAAATAAAAAAGAGCAGAGTGTCACTCTTTATATTCATCAAGGTGGAGTATTAGGAAACCCTTCTATGTGTGAACGATATGAAAGAAAAATAAGTTTTTAA
- the hsrA gene encoding homeostatic response regulator transcription factor HsrA, with amino-acid sequence MRILIIEDEITLNRTLQEGLTDFGYQVDTAENYKDAEYFIDIRNYDLVLTDWMLPDGDGIELCKIVKNRSSRTAVVILSARDDKESEIEALKSGADDYIKKPFDFDILLARIEARLRFGGTNIIEIDDLSINPDEEKIMYDGEEIELKGKPFEVLTHLARHRDQIVSKEQLLDAIWEEPELVTPNVIEVAINQIRQKMDKPLSISTIETIRRRGYRFCYPNTEDESGL; translated from the coding sequence ATGAGAATTTTAATCATAGAAGACGAAATCACACTAAACAGAACACTTCAAGAGGGTTTAACTGATTTTGGTTACCAAGTGGACACAGCAGAGAACTATAAAGACGCAGAATATTTTATTGACATTCGAAATTATGACCTTGTATTAACTGACTGGATGTTACCAGATGGTGATGGTATTGAACTTTGTAAAATTGTAAAAAACAGAAGTTCACGAACTGCCGTTGTGATCCTTTCAGCAAGAGATGACAAAGAGAGTGAGATTGAAGCACTGAAATCTGGAGCAGATGATTATATTAAAAAACCTTTTGATTTTGATATTTTATTAGCAAGAATTGAAGCAAGACTTCGATTTGGTGGAACAAACATCATTGAGATTGATGACCTGTCAATCAACCCTGATGAAGAGAAAATCATGTACGATGGTGAAGAGATTGAATTAAAAGGGAAACCTTTTGAAGTCTTAACACACCTTGCACGACACAGAGATCAAATCGTTTCTAAAGAGCAATTACTTGATGCTATCTGGGAAGAACCAGAATTAGTAACTCCAAATGTTATCGAGGTTGCAATCAACCAAATTCGACAAAAAATGGATAAACCATTAAGTATTTCAACCATTGAAACCATCAGAAGAAGAGGAT
- a CDS encoding ExbD/TolR family protein: MKRREKLNIDLTPLVDVVFILLIFFIVTSVFKKEELALILDLPSSDAKEAKYEEKNITIELGPDKLAYKGKVVNLNELNLALMKIRNKQDSVILRIDKNVKYQKVVEVLDVLQRHKLNNLALITDE, from the coding sequence ATGAAACGACGTGAAAAGCTCAACATCGACCTCACCCCCTTAGTGGATGTGGTCTTTATCTTACTCATTTTCTTTATTGTAACTTCGGTATTTAAAAAAGAGGAATTGGCACTGATTTTGGATTTACCAAGCTCAGATGCGAAAGAGGCCAAATATGAAGAGAAAAACATCACCATTGAACTTGGTCCTGATAAACTGGCCTACAAAGGAAAAGTGGTGAATTTAAATGAACTGAACTTGGCGTTGATGAAGATACGAAATAAACAAGACTCCGTGATATTACGGATTGATAAAAATGTAAAATATCAAAAAGTGGTGGAAGTGTTGGATGTGTTGCAACGGCATAAACTCAATAATCTTGCTCTCATTACCGATGAATAA
- a CDS encoding ABC transporter substrate-binding protein, which yields MRLLLFLFSLFLFTFAYAAQDVEKIKLQLNWKYQFEFAGFIAAKEKGFYKEMGLDVELIEFSNQDIIQDLKSHEVTYALYDLSLLAYLDEQMPVVLLANYFKRSALIFVAQQDIITPYDLRNKIIMASHNELTNSVLGTLLNKFRITQDQYTYYPHNFGSKEFIDGKVDVMSAYISNELFELQKAGKPYNIIDPINYGINGLGSNLFATQEEIQKDPIKAKKFLDATKKGWQYALKNKEEMVDIIYKKYSQHKSKEALLFEANEVEKLIMPEIYKMGEIDKTLLKKNIFYFINSENSSKKIDLDKLIFELNVSTNEIDTSIFFTPQEKAYAEEKKVITMCIDPDWMPYEKLENGEHIGMTSDYMRLIESKIGMSIKLIPTKTWTQSIEYAKQRRCDILSLAMKTKSREKYLNFTEPYLTFPLVVATRNDQFFIPNVKDVIAKETLAIVRNYAFTEILKQKYPDNRLLEVSSVREGLKLVSQGKVFGFVGTLATVGYELQNYYIGELKIAGKFDEQWELGIGVRNDQPKLLSLLDKVIETINTGNQQEILNKWVAVKYEKSMDYALITQIVVFFLAVIILIIIRNTQLKKYNEKIESQSKKLSETNDELHITKQQLEKSLKSTEVLFDCVLDAVFVFDSQICIDVNDAAVKIMGYNSKDEMRGLHIRHFSHPNSFQEVRRKFRQSTSVYESKALRKDGTSFPVLVKGSNVVLNDREVRISALVDISEVKKKEQLLTQQNKLAAMGEMIGNIAHQWRQPLNIVSTTVTGLKLQLEYGGFKQEDAVVELERLNNTVQHLSQTIDDFRNFFKQDKEKSTFSIKSLLEKNMHLLEGMLKSNQIELIYENVDNVTIHNFENEFLQALLNIIYNAKDVLQNKETERYIFINVKKRENNWVELSIKDNGGGIAKNIIEHIFEPYFTTKHKSHGTGIGLYMTHQIIVTHMGGKIEVGNTKYYYNEKQYEGADFKIHLPL from the coding sequence ATGAGATTATTGCTCTTTCTTTTTTCCTTATTTCTTTTCACTTTTGCTTATGCAGCACAAGACGTAGAAAAAATTAAACTTCAACTGAACTGGAAATATCAATTTGAGTTCGCTGGTTTCATCGCCGCCAAAGAGAAAGGCTTTTATAAAGAGATGGGCTTGGACGTTGAACTTATTGAGTTTTCTAATCAAGACATCATTCAAGATTTAAAATCTCACGAAGTGACTTATGCACTCTATGATCTATCACTGCTTGCTTATTTGGATGAGCAGATGCCAGTGGTTCTGCTTGCAAACTATTTTAAACGTTCAGCACTCATTTTTGTTGCTCAACAAGATATTATCACTCCGTATGATTTACGCAATAAAATCATCATGGCTTCGCACAATGAATTGACAAACTCAGTTTTGGGTACACTGTTAAATAAGTTTCGTATAACACAAGATCAATACACTTACTATCCTCATAATTTTGGTTCAAAAGAGTTTATTGATGGCAAAGTGGACGTTATGAGTGCTTATATTTCAAATGAACTGTTTGAACTGCAAAAAGCAGGAAAACCGTATAACATTATTGATCCCATTAATTATGGAATCAATGGTTTAGGTTCAAACTTATTTGCCACACAAGAAGAGATTCAAAAAGACCCCATTAAAGCCAAAAAGTTTTTGGATGCGACTAAAAAAGGGTGGCAATATGCACTTAAAAATAAAGAAGAGATGGTTGATATCATCTATAAAAAATATTCGCAACATAAATCAAAAGAGGCCTTGCTGTTTGAAGCCAATGAGGTTGAAAAACTCATCATGCCAGAAATTTATAAAATGGGTGAAATTGATAAAACGCTTTTAAAGAAAAATATTTTTTATTTCATTAATAGTGAGAACTCTTCCAAAAAAATTGATTTGGACAAGTTGATTTTTGAACTCAATGTCAGTACCAATGAGATTGACACTTCAATCTTTTTTACACCCCAAGAGAAAGCCTATGCTGAAGAGAAAAAAGTCATTACGATGTGTATTGACCCTGATTGGATGCCGTATGAAAAGCTTGAAAATGGTGAACATATTGGAATGACATCCGATTATATGAGACTTATTGAGTCTAAAATAGGCATGAGCATCAAACTCATACCAACAAAAACATGGACACAATCAATTGAGTATGCCAAACAAAGAAGATGCGATATTTTATCGCTTGCAATGAAGACAAAAAGTCGCGAAAAATATTTAAATTTTACAGAACCATATTTGACCTTTCCATTGGTGGTTGCAACCAGAAATGATCAATTTTTTATTCCTAATGTCAAAGATGTAATTGCTAAAGAGACCTTGGCCATTGTTCGAAATTATGCTTTTACAGAGATTTTGAAACAAAAATACCCTGATAATAGACTGTTGGAAGTTTCCAGTGTAAGAGAAGGCTTAAAGCTTGTTTCGCAAGGAAAAGTGTTTGGGTTTGTTGGAACTTTAGCAACGGTGGGATATGAGTTGCAAAACTATTATATTGGGGAATTAAAAATTGCAGGAAAATTTGATGAACAGTGGGAGTTAGGAATTGGTGTACGTAATGATCAGCCAAAACTTTTAAGTTTACTAGATAAAGTCATTGAAACCATTAATACGGGGAATCAACAAGAGATTTTGAATAAATGGGTCGCGGTTAAATATGAAAAATCAATGGATTATGCCTTGATAACACAAATTGTTGTTTTCTTTTTAGCGGTGATTATTCTAATCATTATTCGAAATACGCAGCTGAAGAAATACAATGAAAAAATCGAATCACAATCCAAAAAACTCTCTGAAACCAATGACGAGCTTCATATCACTAAACAGCAACTGGAGAAGTCTTTAAAAAGTACGGAAGTACTCTTTGATTGTGTTTTAGATGCGGTGTTTGTGTTTGATTCTCAAATTTGTATTGATGTGAATGATGCCGCCGTTAAAATTATGGGTTATAACTCTAAAGATGAGATGAGAGGGTTACATATACGGCATTTTTCTCATCCTAACTCTTTTCAAGAAGTCAGACGAAAATTCAGACAAAGCACTTCTGTGTATGAGTCAAAAGCACTTCGAAAAGATGGTACCAGTTTTCCTGTGTTGGTCAAAGGAAGCAATGTGGTATTAAATGACAGAGAGGTGAGAATCTCTGCTTTGGTTGATATTTCTGAAGTGAAGAAAAAAGAGCAACTGTTGACTCAACAAAATAAACTCGCAGCCATGGGAGAGATGATTGGAAATATTGCACATCAATGGCGACAACCGCTCAATATTGTCAGTACAACCGTAACAGGACTCAAACTGCAATTGGAGTATGGTGGATTTAAACAAGAAGATGCCGTTGTTGAACTGGAACGACTCAATAATACCGTACAGCACCTCTCCCAAACCATTGATGACTTTAGGAACTTCTTTAAACAAGATAAAGAGAAAAGTACATTCAGTATCAAAAGTCTGTTAGAAAAAAATATGCATTTGCTTGAAGGGATGTTAAAAAGCAATCAAATTGAACTCATTTATGAAAATGTAGACAACGTCACCATTCATAATTTTGAAAATGAGTTTTTACAAGCACTGTTAAACATCATTTATAATGCCAAAGATGTGCTTCAAAATAAAGAGACTGAACGGTACATTTTCATCAATGTCAAAAAAAGAGAAAATAACTGGGTGGAGCTTTCAATTAAAGATAACGGTGGCGGTATAGCAAAAAATATCATTGAACATATTTTTGAACCCTATTTTACCACTAAACACAAAAGTCATGGCACAGGTATTGGGTTGTATATGACACATCAAATCATTGTAACGCATATGGGTGGAAAAATTGAGGTGGGCAATACCAAATACTACTATAATGAGAAGCAATATGAAGGTGCTGATTTTAAGATTCATCTGCCACTTTGA